One Serratia liquefaciens genomic window, CGGTGGTGGAGGTAATCACCAACGCGTAATGCTGACGGTAAAACTGCCAGGCTTCAAGCGTGCCCTCCTCGAACAGTTTGACCTCATGCCCCTGTTCGCTGAGGATATTTTCCGCTTCTTCCGCTACCAGCAGTGAGTTGCCGTAAACCGTTCCCACGAAGATTCCAACCTGAGCCATTGCTCCTACTCCCTTAAATACCTTTAGAAATGATCAGTTATCCTGACCGCTAGCCGAGGGAAACTCAACCCCGGCAAGCTCAGGGATACTCTCCGCCCAGCCAAACTGTGACATAACGCCCTGCCAGGACTGGTCCCAGCGAGCGGAAATCTGCAGCGGTTTGCCGGTCACCGGATGAGTCAGCTGCAGATGGCTGGCGTGCAGCATCAGGCGCGAGCAACCGAAATGCTCGGCCATGCCGCGGTTCTGGCGCAGGTCACCGTGCTTGCTGTCACCGATGATGGGATGGCGGATATGTACCATATGGCGCCGCAGCTGGTGCTTGCGGCCATGTTCCGGTTTCAGCTCAACCAGGCTGTAGCGTGCGCTGTCGTAACGGCCAATCGCCACCGGCATCTCTGCCTGCGCCAGCGGCCGATAATGGGTGATCGCCGGCTGCGGGCCTTTGTCCGCCGAGGCAAACTTGTCGGCGATTTTGTCCAGCTCTTCCGTCAACGGGTAATCGAGGGTATCGCCTTCCAGCACGTAGCCGCGCACCACCGCATGGTAGGTTTTCTGCATTTGGTGCTGTTCAAGCTGCTGCGACAACAGCCGCGCCACCTCGCTGGACAGCGCCATCAGCAACACGCCGGATGTAGGACGATCAAGGCGATGCACGGTAAACACATGCTGGCCAATCTGATCGCGCACGGTCTGCATCACAAACCGGGTTTCATGGCGATCCAGCCAGCTGCGGTGCACCAGCCAACCGGACGGCTTGTTCACCGCCACCAGGTGCTCGTCCTGATACAAAACCTCAATCACAATCTCTTTTCCTACGTAAAAGCCCAGATTCCGGCGCGAGTATACAGGAGTGCGTCAGGGCTAGTTAACCCATTCGATGGTCACCA contains:
- the truC gene encoding tRNA pseudouridine(65) synthase TruC; amino-acid sequence: MIEVLYQDEHLVAVNKPSGWLVHRSWLDRHETRFVMQTVRDQIGQHVFTVHRLDRPTSGVLLMALSSEVARLLSQQLEQHQMQKTYHAVVRGYVLEGDTLDYPLTEELDKIADKFASADKGPQPAITHYRPLAQAEMPVAIGRYDSARYSLVELKPEHGRKHQLRRHMVHIRHPIIGDSKHGDLRQNRGMAEHFGCSRLMLHASHLQLTHPVTGKPLQISARWDQSWQGVMSQFGWAESIPELAGVEFPSASGQDN